A DNA window from Falco peregrinus isolate bFalPer1 chromosome 8, bFalPer1.pri, whole genome shotgun sequence contains the following coding sequences:
- the ACTR3 gene encoding actin-related protein 3, giving the protein MAGRLPACVVDCGTGYTKLGYAGNTEPQFIIPSCIAIKESAKVVDQAQRRVLKGVDDLDFFIGDEAIEKPTYATKWPIRHGIVEDWDLMERFMEQVIFKYLRAEPEDHYFLLTEPPLNTPENREYTAEIMFESFNVPGLYIAVQAVLALAASWTSRQVGERTLTGTVIDSGDGVTHVIPVAEGYVIGSCIKHIPIAGRDITYFIQQLLREREVGIPPEQSLETAKAVKERFSYVCPDLVKEFNKYDTDGTKWIKQYTGINAISKKEFTIDVGYERFLGPEIFFHPEFANPDFTQPISEVVDEVIQNCPIDVRRPLYKNIVLSGGSTMFRDFGRRLQRDLKRTVDARLKLSEELSGGRLKPKPIDVQVITHHMQRYAVWFGGSMLASTPEFYQVCHTKKDYEEIGPSICRHNPVFGVMS; this is encoded by the exons GTATTGCTATCAAAGAATCGGCAAAAGTGGTCGATCAAGCACAGAGGAGGGTTTTGAAAGGTGTTGATGATTTAGACTTCTTTATCGGGGATGAAGCAATAGAAAAACCAACTTATGCAACCAAG TGGCCCATCCGCCATGGTATAGTTGAAGACTGGGACTTGATGGAGAGGTTTATGGAGCAAGTAATCTTTAAGTATCTAAGGGCAGAACCCGAGgatcattattttcttttg ACTGAGCCTCCATTAAATACTCCCGAAAATAGAGAATATACTGCTGAAATCATGTTCGAGTCTTTCAATGTTCCAGGGCTATATATTGCTGTTCAG gctGTCCTTGCCTTAGCTGCATCTTGGACGTCAAGACAAGTAGGAGAACGAACACTGACTGGCACAGTTATAGACAGTGGTGATGGTGTCACTCATGTTATTCCTGTG gCTGAAGGATACGTGATTGGCAGCTGTATCAAACACATTCCAATTGCTGGGCGAGATATAACATACTTCATTCAGCAGTTGCTGAGGGAGCGAGAAGTAGGAATTCCTCCTGAACAATCCTTGGAAACAGCTAAAGCAGTGAAG GAACGCTTTAGTTATGTTTGCCCTGACTTAGTAAAAGAATTTAACAAGTATGACACAGATGGTACAAAGTGGATTAAACAGTATACTGGAATTAATGCTATCTCAAAGAAAGAATTTACTATTGATGTTGGCTATGAGAGATTCCTGGGGCCAGAGATCTTCTTCCATCCTGAG TTTGCTAATCCAGACTTTACGCAACCAATCTCAGAAGTAGTAGATGAAGTTATTCAGAATTGTCCTATTGATGTTAGACGTCCTCTGTATAAG AATATTGTCCTCTCTGGAGGCTCAACCATGTTCAGGGACTTTGGTCGCCGTTTACAGCGAGACTTGAAAAGGACTGTTGACGCCAGACTGAAACTTAGCGAAGAACTTAGTGGTGGCAGACTGAAG CCTAAGCCCATTGATGTACAAGTCATTACACACCATATGCAAAGATACGCTGTTTGGTTTGGAGGATCAATGCTGGCTTCCACG CCTGAATTCTACCAAGTATGCCATACCAAAAAAGATTATGAAGAGATTGGTCCTAGCATCTGTCGTCACAACCCTGTGTTTGGAGTCATGTCTTAA